In Camelus bactrianus isolate YW-2024 breed Bactrian camel chromosome 10, ASM4877302v1, whole genome shotgun sequence, a genomic segment contains:
- the LOC105076831 gene encoding LOW QUALITY PROTEIN: olfactory receptor 52B2-like (The sequence of the model RefSeq protein was modified relative to this genomic sequence to represent the inferred CDS: substituted 1 base at 1 genomic stop codon): MFGANLTIFHPTVFILLGILGLENYHTWLSIPFCLMYITAVLGNGALILVVLHEHTLHEPMYIFLSMLAGTDILLSTTTVPKALAIFWFHAGEISFDACITQMFFIHVAFVAESGILLAMAFDRYVAICTPLRYTAVLTPIAIVKMTLAIWGRSTGTIFPIIFLLKRLPYCRTNIPHSYCEHIGVARLACADITVNIWYGFSVPMAPVLVDVALIGISYSLTLXAVFRLPSQDARHKALNTCGSHTGVIFIFFIPSFFTFLTHCFGKNIPHHIHILLANLYVLITPMLNPIIYGAKTKQIRDSMAHMLSTGGKS; encoded by the coding sequence ATGTTTGGCGCTAACCTCACCATCTTCCATCCCACTGTGTTCATCCTGCTTGGCATCCTGGGACTGGAGAACTACCACACCTGGCTTTCCATCCCATTCTGTCTCATGTACATCACTGCCGTCTTGGGAAATGGAGCCCTTATCCTCGTTGTCCTCCATGAACACACGCTCCATGAACCCATGTATATCTTCCTCTCCATGCTGGCTGGCACTGACATCCTGCTGTCCACTACCACTGTGCCCAAGGCCTTGGCTATCTTCTGGTTCCATGCTGGGGAAATTTCCTTTGATGCCTGCATCACTCAGATGTTTTTCATTCACGTTGCCTTTGTGGCTGAGTCAGGAATCCTGCTGGCCATGGCGTttgaccgctatgtggccattTGTACTCCCTTGAGGTACACAGCCGTCTTAACTCCTATTGCTATTGTAAAAATGACCCTGGCAATCTGGGGACGGAGCACTGGGACCATTTTCCCTATCATATTCCTGCTGAAGAGGCTGCCATACTGTCGGACCAATATCCCCCACTCATACTGTGAGCACATTGGGGTGGCCAGATTGGCCTGTGCTGATATCACTGTCAATATCTGGTATGGCTTCTCTGTGCCAATGGCACCAGTTTTGGTAGATGTTGCACTCATTGGCATTTCCTACTCTTTGACCCTCTAAGCTGTGTTTAGACTTCCTTCCCAGGATGCCCGGCACAAGGCTCTCAATACTTGTGGTTCCCACACTGgagtcattttcatctttttcatccCATCCTTTTTTACCTTCCTGACCCATTGCTTTGGCAAGAATATCCCCCACCATATTCATATCCTTCTGGCAAATCTTTATGTGTTAATTACCCCCATGCTTAACCCTATCATCTATGGAGCAAAGACCAAACAGATAAGAGACAGTATGGCTCACATGCTATCTACTGGGGGGAAATCTTGA
- the OR52L1 gene encoding LOW QUALITY PROTEIN: olfactory receptor 52L1 (The sequence of the model RefSeq protein was modified relative to this genomic sequence to represent the inferred CDS: inserted 1 base in 1 codon; substituted 1 base at 1 genomic stop codon) — protein sequence MMALSNSSWRLLQPSFFLIGIPGLEESQHCIALPLCVLYLLALVGNVTILFTIWTDPSLHQPMYLFLAMLCGIDLVLASSIAPRTLAVLLVHAHETGYMVCLMQMFFIHAFSSMESGVLVAMALDRYIAICHPLHHSTILHPGIIGRIGVAVLVXGLLLLLPFPILLQRLVFCRATVIGHAYCEHMAVVKLACSETTVNXDYGLAVALLVVGLDILAIGISYAHILQAVLKVPGVEAQLKAFSTCGFHICVILVFYVPGMFSFLTYRFGHHVPHHTHVLLATLYLLVPPALNPLVYGVKTQQIRQRVLRVLYIKGWV from the exons ATGATGGCTCTGAGTAATTCCAGCTGGAGGCTGCTCCAGCCTTCTTTTTTCCTGATCGGCATCCCAGGTTTAGAGGAAAGCCAGCACTGTATAGCATTGCCGCTGTGTGTCCTTTACCTCCTTGCCCTAGTGGGCAATGTCACCATCCTCTTCACCATCTGGACTGACCCATCCTTGCACCAGCCTATGTACCTCTTTCTGGCCATGCTGTGTGGCATTGACCTGGTTCTGGCCTCCTCCATTGCCCCCAGAACCCTGGCAGTGCTCCTGGTTCATGCCCATGAGACTGGGTACATGGTCTGCCTGATGCAGATGTTCTTCATCCATGCATTCTCTTCCATGGAGTCAGGTGTCCTTGTGGCCATGGCTCTGGATCGCTACATAGCCATCTGTCACCCTCTGCACCATTCCACCATCCTGCATCCAGGGATCATAGGGCGCATTGGAGTGGCAGTGCTGG TGGGATTACTCctgctcctccccttccccatcctgcTGCAGAGACTTGTCTTCTGTCGGGCCACTGTCATAGGCCATGCCTATTGTGAACACATGGCTGTGGTAAAACTTGCCTGCTCAGAAACCACAGTGAACTGAGATTATGGGTTGGCAGTGGCATTGCTTGTGGTTGGTCTAGACATCCTGGCCATTGGTATTTCTTATGCCCACATCCTCCAGGCAGTGCTGAAGGTACCAGGGGTTGAGGCCCAACTTAAGGCTTTTAGCACATGTGGGTTTCATATTTGTGTCATCTTGGTCTTCTATGTTCCTGGAATGTTCTCCTTCCTCACTTACCGCTTTGGCCATCATGTGCCCCATCACACCCATGTTCTTCTGGCCACACTCTACCTCCTTGTGCCACCTGCTCTCAATCCACTTGTCTATGGGGTAAAGACTCAGCAGATCCGCCAGCGAGTACTCAGGGTGTTATACATAAAAGGATGGGTCTAA
- the OR56B4 gene encoding olfactory receptor 56B4 — translation MDTTLSITNSSRFHVSEFILMGLPGIHEWQHWFSLPLALLYLLALGANLLILITIQHEPTLHQPMYLFLGILAVVDIGLATTIMPKILAILWFNAKTISLPECFAQIYAINSFMCMESGIFLCMAVDRYVAICYPLQYPFIVTEAFVIKVTVSMILRNILLTIPVPVLAAQRHYCSRNEIDHCLCSNLGVTSLACDDITINRFYHLALAWVVVGSDMGLVFASYALIIRSVLRLKSAEATAKALSTCSSHLILILFFYTAIIVVSVTHLAGRRFPFIPVLLNVLHSVIPPALNPMVYALRTQELRVGFQRVLGLGENVSRR, via the coding sequence ATGGATACCACCCTGAGTATAACCAACAGCTCAAGGTTTCACGTGTCTGAGTTCATCCTGATGGGGCTCCCAGGCATTCATGAGTGGCAGCACTGGTTTTCCCTGCCACTGGCCCTGCTCTACCTCTTAGCTCTTGGTGCCAATCTCCTCATCTTGATCACCATCCAACATGAGCCCACCCTGCACCAGCCCATGTATCTATTCCTTGGTATCCTGGCGGTAGTGGACATTGGCCTGGCTACTACCATCATGCCCAAAATCCTGGCCATTTTATGGTTTAATGCCAAGACCATCAGCCTCCCTGAGTGCTTTGCTCAGATCTATGCCATCAACTCTTTCATGTGCATGGAGTCAGGCATCTTCCTCTGCATGGCTGTGGATAGATATGTAGCCATTTGCTATCCCCTTCAGTACCCCTTCATAGTCACTGAAGCTTTTGTGATCAAAGTCACAGTGTCTATGATACTCAGGAATATCCTATTGACCATCCCAGTGCCTGTACTGGCTGCCCAGAGACACTACTGCTCCAGGAATGAGATTGACCACTGCCTCTGCTCTAACTTGGGGGTCACCAGTCTGGCCTGTGACGACATCACTATTAATAGGTTTTATCATTTGGCCTTGGCCTGGGTTGTGGTTGGGAGTGACATGGGTCTGGTCTTTGCTTCCTATGCTTTGATTATTCGCTCAGTGCTGAGGTTGAAATCTGCAGAAGCAACAGCTAAGGCCCTGAGTACCTGCAGCTCTCATCTCATCCTCATTCTCTTTTTCTACACAGCCATTATTGTGGTGTCTGTCACCCATCTGGCAGGAAGAAGATTTCCCTTCATCCCTGTTCTCCTCAATGTGCTGCATAGTGTCATTCCCCCAGCACTTAATCCTATGGTGTATGCTCTTAGGACCCAGGAACTGAGAGTGGGCTTTCAGAGGGTACTTGGTTTGGGTGAGAATGTGTCTAGGAGGTAA
- the OR52B2 gene encoding olfactory receptor 52B2: MTHTNFTIFHPAVFVLLGIPGLEAYHIWLSVPLCLMYITAVLGNSILIVVIIMERNLHEPMYVFLSMLAITDILLSTTTVPKALAIFWLHAHDIAFDTCVTQVFFVHMMFVGESAILLAMAFDRFVAICTPLHYATMLTWPVVGRIALAIVTRSFCIIFPVIFLLTRLPFCRTNIIPHSYCEHIGVARLACADITINIWYGFSVPIVMVILDVILIAVSYSLILRAVFHLPSQDARHKALSTCGSHLCVILMFYVPSFFTLLTHRFGRNIPQHVHIVLANLYVVVPPMLNPIVYGVKTKQIREGVAHRFFNIKAWCCAPALG, encoded by the coding sequence ATGACTCACACCAACTTTACCATCTTCCACCCTGCAGTTTTTGTCTTACTGGGCATCCCTGGGTTGGAGGCTTATCACATTTGGCTGTCAGTACCCCTCTGCCTCATGTATATCACTGCAGTCCTGGGGAACAGCATCCTGATCGTGGTCATCATCATGGAACGTAACCTTCATGAGCCCATGTACGTCTTCCTCTCCATGCTGGCCATCACCGACATCCTGCTGTCCACCACTACTGTCCCCAAGGCCCTAGCCATCTTTTGGCTCCATGCTCATGACATTGCCTTTGATACCTGCGTCACCCAAGTTTTCTTTGTTCACATGATGTTTGTGGGGGAGTCAGCCATCCTGTTAGCCATGGCCTTTGACCGCTTTGTGGCCATTTGTACCCCCCTGCATTATGCAACAATGCTAACGTGGCCTGTTGTGGGAAGGATTGCTCTGGCCATTGTCACCCGAAGTTTCTGCATCATCTTCCCAGTGATCTTCTTGCTAACGCGGTTGCCTTTCTGCCGGACCAACATCATCCCCCATTCTTACTGCGAGCATATTGGAGTGGCCCGCTTGGCCTGTGCTGACATTACCATTAACATCTGGTATGGCTTCTCAGTGCCCATCGTCATGGTCATCTTGGATGTGATCCTCATCGCTGTGTCTTACTCACTGATCCTCCGAGCAGTGTTCCATTTGCCCTCCCAGGATGCCCGGCACAAGGCCCTCAGCACTTGTGGTTCTCACCTTTGTGTCATCCTCATGTTTTATGTTCCATCCTTCTTTACATTATTGACCCATCGCTTTGGACGGAACATACCTCAGCATGTCCATATTGTGCTGGCCAATCTTTATGTGGTGGTGCCGCCAATGCTCAACCCCATTGTCTATGGTGTGAAGACTAAGCAGATCCGGGAGGGGGTCGCCCACCGGTTCTTTAACATCAAGGCTTGGTGTTGTGCTCCTGCTCTGGGCTAA